One stretch of Streptococcus australis DNA includes these proteins:
- a CDS encoding LacI family DNA-binding transcriptional regulator gives MPVTIKDVAKAAGVSPSTVTRVIQNKSTISDETKKRVRKAMKELNYHPNLNARSLVSSYTQVIGLVLPDDSDAFYQNPFFPSVLRGIAQVASENHYAIQIATGKDEKERLNAISQMVYGKRVDGLIFLYAEEEDPLVKLVADEQFPFLILGKSTSPFIPLVDNDNVQAGFDATEYFIKKGCKRIAFIGGTKRLFVTQDRLTGYESALKQHQLPIDTNLTYFANEFLEEKGYQFSELLFNHDPQIDAIITTDSLLAEGVCDYISKHQLKVPVLSFDSVNPRLDLVAYVDINSLELGRTSFETILQIINDAKNNRQICYRQLIAHKIIEK, from the coding sequence ATGCCCGTTACGATTAAAGATGTGGCTAAGGCTGCAGGTGTCTCACCTTCAACCGTAACCCGCGTTATTCAAAACAAATCAACAATTAGTGATGAAACCAAAAAACGAGTTCGCAAGGCTATGAAGGAACTCAACTACCATCCCAATCTCAATGCTCGTAGCTTGGTGAGTAGCTATACTCAGGTTATCGGTTTGGTATTGCCTGACGACTCAGATGCCTTCTACCAAAATCCTTTCTTCCCATCTGTCCTACGAGGGATCGCCCAAGTCGCATCTGAAAACCACTATGCTATTCAGATCGCAACTGGTAAAGATGAGAAGGAACGTCTCAATGCTATTTCTCAGATGGTTTATGGCAAGCGTGTTGACGGTTTGATTTTCCTCTACGCTGAAGAAGAAGACCCTCTGGTCAAACTAGTAGCCGATGAGCAGTTCCCTTTCCTCATCCTCGGAAAATCCACTTCACCCTTCATTCCTCTTGTTGATAATGACAATGTCCAAGCCGGCTTTGATGCGACAGAGTATTTCATCAAAAAAGGATGCAAACGAATTGCCTTCATCGGAGGTACAAAGCGACTCTTCGTAACACAAGACCGTCTAACGGGCTATGAGTCCGCACTCAAACAACACCAACTTCCGATTGATACCAACTTAACCTACTTTGCAAATGAATTTCTAGAAGAAAAAGGTTATCAGTTCAGTGAACTCCTGTTCAATCACGATCCGCAGATTGACGCTATTATCACAACCGATAGTCTCCTTGCAGAAGGAGTTTGTGACTATATCAGTAAGCATCAGCTAAAAGTTCCTGTCTTGAGTTTCGACTCTGTCAATCCTCGACTTGATCTTGTAGCTTATGTGGATATCAATAGTCTGGAACTTGGGCGGACATCATTTGAAACAATTTTGCAGATTATCAATGATGCGAAAAATAATAGACAGATTTGTTACCGTCAGTTGATTGCCCACAAAATTATCGAAAAATAA
- a CDS encoding DUF1189 domain-containing protein, protein MLPYPFSYFTSIWGFRKPLSKRFGLNWFQLLFTSIFLISLSMVPIAIQNSSQETYPLDTFIDNVYTPLTDEAIMDLSKNAQIVDGKLSYSGTKNRQASLLIGPSPSKELPKDLQLHFDTEELVISKENKELTRIRYHAIQTESFQSKEALTQAISKDWYQQNRIYISLFLVLGASFLFGLNFFIVSLGASLLLYITKKSRLFSFRSFKECYHFILNCLGFPTLITLILGLFGQNMTTLITVQNILFVLYLVTIFYKTHFRDPDYHK, encoded by the coding sequence ATGCTTCCATATCCATTCTCGTATTTTACTAGTATCTGGGGATTTCGTAAGCCCCTGTCAAAACGTTTCGGACTCAACTGGTTTCAACTCCTCTTTACTAGCATTTTCCTCATCAGCTTGTCTATGGTTCCAATTGCTATTCAAAACAGCTCACAGGAAACCTATCCGCTGGATACTTTTATTGATAATGTCTACACTCCCCTGACGGATGAAGCGATCATGGACTTGTCAAAGAATGCGCAGATAGTAGATGGAAAACTGAGCTATTCTGGAACTAAAAATCGGCAAGCTTCTCTTCTGATTGGTCCAAGTCCAAGCAAGGAATTGCCAAAGGATTTGCAACTTCATTTTGATACTGAAGAACTCGTCATCAGCAAGGAAAACAAGGAATTGACCCGCATTCGCTACCACGCGATTCAAACGGAGAGTTTCCAGAGTAAGGAAGCTTTAACCCAGGCTATTTCTAAAGACTGGTACCAACAGAACCGTATCTATATCAGTCTCTTTCTCGTCCTTGGTGCTAGCTTCCTCTTTGGATTGAATTTCTTCATTGTCTCCCTTGGAGCTAGTCTTCTCCTTTATATCACCAAAAAATCACGCCTCTTTTCATTTAGGAGCTTTAAAGAGTGCTACCACTTTATCTTGAACTGTTTAGGATTTCCCACTCTGATTACACTTATTTTGGGACTTTTTGGCCAAAATATGACAACCCTTATCACTGTACAAAACATTCTTTTTGTTCTTTATCTGGTCACTATTTTTTACAAGACACATTTCCGTGATCCAGATTATCATAAATAG
- a CDS encoding carbohydrate ABC transporter permease: MEKQQPSKAALLSIIPGLGQIYNKQKAKGFIFLGVTIVFVLYFLALASPELSNLITLGDKPGRDNSLFMLIRGAFHLIFVVVYVLFYFSNIKDAHTIAKRINNGIPVPRTFKDMIKGIYENGFPYLLIIPSYIAMTFAIIFPVIVTLMIAFTNYDFQHLPPNKLLDWVGLTNFTNIWSLSTFRSAFGSVLSWTIIWALSASTLQIVIGIFTAIIANQPFIKGKRIFGVIFLLPWAVPAFITILTFSNMFNDSVGAINTQVLPILAKVLPFLDGALIPWKTDPTWTKIALIMMQGWLGFPYIYVLTLGILQSIPNDLYEAAYIDGANAWQKFRNITFPMILAVAAPTLISQYTFNFNNFSIMYLFNGGGPGSVGGGAGSTDILISWIYRLTTGTSPQYSMAAAVTLIISIIVISISMIAFKKLHAFDMEDV, encoded by the coding sequence ATGGAAAAACAACAGCCTAGCAAAGCAGCCTTGCTGTCTATCATTCCTGGGTTAGGACAGATTTACAATAAACAAAAAGCCAAAGGTTTTATCTTCCTTGGTGTAACCATTGTATTTGTCCTTTATTTCCTAGCACTTGCATCCCCTGAATTAAGCAATCTCATCACTCTTGGTGACAAGCCAGGTCGTGATAATTCACTTTTCATGCTGATTCGTGGTGCCTTCCATTTAATCTTTGTAGTCGTTTATGTGCTCTTTTATTTCTCAAATATTAAAGATGCACATACAATCGCAAAACGTATTAACAATGGAATTCCTGTCCCACGTACTTTTAAAGATATGATCAAAGGTATTTATGAGAATGGTTTCCCTTACCTCTTGATCATTCCATCTTATATTGCAATGACATTTGCAATTATCTTCCCAGTTATCGTAACCTTGATGATTGCCTTTACCAACTATGACTTCCAACACTTGCCACCAAACAAATTGTTGGACTGGGTTGGTTTGACTAACTTCACAAACATCTGGAGCTTAAGTACCTTCCGTTCAGCCTTTGGTTCCGTTCTTTCATGGACCATCATCTGGGCCTTGTCTGCTTCTACTTTGCAGATTGTGATTGGTATCTTCACAGCTATCATTGCTAACCAACCATTTATCAAAGGAAAACGTATCTTTGGTGTTATTTTCCTTCTTCCTTGGGCTGTTCCAGCCTTCATCACTATCTTGACATTCTCAAACATGTTTAACGATAGTGTCGGAGCGATTAATACTCAAGTATTGCCTATCTTGGCTAAGGTCCTTCCTTTCCTTGACGGAGCTCTTATCCCTTGGAAAACAGACCCAACTTGGACGAAGATTGCCTTAATCATGATGCAAGGTTGGCTTGGATTCCCGTACATCTACGTTTTGACCTTGGGTATCTTGCAGTCTATTCCTAACGACCTCTACGAAGCTGCTTACATCGATGGTGCCAATGCTTGGCAAAAATTCCGCAACATCACTTTCCCTATGATTTTGGCTGTTGCGGCACCAACATTGATCAGCCAATACACCTTTAACTTTAACAACTTCTCTATCATGTACCTCTTCAACGGCGGAGGTCCTGGTAGCGTTGGTGGTGGAGCCGGTTCAACTGATATCTTGATCTCATGGATTTATCGTTTGACAACAGGTACATCTCCTCAATACTCTATGGCGGCAGCTGTTACCTTGATTATCTCAATCATTGTCATCTCTATCTCTATGATCGCATTCAAGAAACTACACGCATTTGATATGGAGGACGTCTAA
- the aspS gene encoding aspartate--tRNA ligase, with protein MKRSMYAGRVREEHIGQEITLKGWVARRRDLGGLIFIDLRDREGIMQLVINPEKVSAEVMATAESLRSEFVIEVTGQVASREQANDKLATGAVELNVTALTVLNTAKTTPFEIKDGIEANDDTRLRYRYLDLRRPEMLENLKLRAKVTHSIRNYLDELEFIDVETPFLSKSTPEGARDYLVPSRVNKGHFYALPQSPQITKQLLMNAGFDRYYQIVKCFRDEDLRGDRQPEFTQVDLETSFLTEQEIQDITEGLIARVMKETKGIEVTLPFPRMKYDDAMALYGSDKPDTRFDMLLQDLTEVVKGVDFKVFSEAPAVKAIVVKGAADNYSRKDIDKMTEVAKQYGAKGLAWVKVVDGELNGPVAKFLTGIQAELTAALSLEDKDLILFVADTLDVANATLGALRGRIAKELGLIDSDKFNFLWVVDWPMFEWSEEEGRYMSAHHPFTLPQEETAHELEGDLAKVRAIAYDIVLNGYELGGGSLRINQKDLQERMFKALGFSAEEANDQFGFLLEAMDYGFPPHGGLAIGLDRFVMLLAGEENIREVIAFPKNNKATDPMTQAPSTVALKQLEELSLRVQEENSKVILF; from the coding sequence ATGAAACGTAGTATGTATGCTGGTCGTGTTCGCGAGGAACACATCGGACAAGAAATTACCTTGAAAGGCTGGGTTGCTCGTCGTCGTGATTTGGGCGGATTGATCTTTATCGATCTTCGTGACCGTGAAGGAATCATGCAGCTGGTTATTAATCCAGAAAAAGTTTCAGCAGAAGTCATGGCAACAGCAGAAAGCCTTCGTAGCGAATTTGTCATCGAGGTGACGGGTCAGGTTGCTTCACGCGAGCAAGCAAATGATAAATTAGCGACTGGTGCCGTTGAATTGAATGTGACAGCCCTTACTGTACTCAATACAGCTAAAACAACACCTTTTGAGATTAAGGATGGCATTGAGGCTAATGACGATACGCGTCTCCGCTACCGTTACCTTGACCTTCGCCGTCCAGAGATGTTGGAAAACCTCAAACTTCGTGCTAAAGTAACCCACTCTATCCGCAACTACTTGGATGAGTTGGAATTTATCGATGTGGAAACACCCTTCCTTTCTAAGTCAACGCCAGAAGGGGCGCGTGACTATTTGGTGCCGTCTCGTGTTAATAAAGGCCATTTCTACGCTCTTCCTCAAAGTCCACAGATTACTAAGCAGCTCTTGATGAATGCTGGTTTTGACCGTTATTACCAAATCGTTAAATGTTTCCGTGACGAGGACTTGCGTGGAGACCGTCAGCCTGAGTTTACCCAGGTCGACTTGGAAACTTCATTCCTTACGGAGCAAGAAATCCAAGATATCACAGAAGGCTTGATTGCGCGCGTGATGAAAGAAACCAAAGGCATCGAAGTAACGCTACCATTCCCTCGTATGAAATACGATGACGCCATGGCTCTTTACGGTTCTGATAAACCAGATACCCGTTTTGACATGTTGCTTCAGGACTTGACAGAAGTTGTCAAAGGTGTTGACTTCAAAGTCTTTTCAGAAGCACCAGCAGTTAAAGCCATTGTTGTTAAAGGGGCTGCGGACAACTATTCGCGTAAAGATATCGACAAGATGACCGAAGTAGCTAAGCAGTACGGTGCTAAGGGTCTTGCTTGGGTTAAGGTTGTTGATGGAGAATTGAACGGACCAGTTGCTAAGTTTTTGACTGGCATTCAAGCAGAGCTGACCGCAGCTCTTAGTCTTGAAGATAAAGACTTGATTCTCTTTGTAGCGGATACACTTGACGTGGCTAATGCAACCCTTGGTGCCCTTCGTGGTCGTATCGCCAAAGAGCTGGGTTTGATTGATAGTGACAAATTCAACTTCCTTTGGGTTGTTGACTGGCCGATGTTTGAATGGTCTGAAGAAGAAGGCCGTTACATGAGCGCCCACCATCCATTCACACTTCCTCAGGAAGAGACAGCTCACGAATTAGAAGGTGATTTAGCTAAAGTTCGTGCCATTGCTTATGACATCGTCTTGAACGGTTATGAACTTGGTGGTGGTAGTCTTCGTATCAACCAAAAAGACCTTCAAGAACGTATGTTTAAGGCTCTTGGTTTCTCAGCTGAAGAAGCAAATGACCAGTTTGGTTTCCTTCTTGAAGCCATGGACTATGGTTTCCCACCACACGGTGGTTTGGCTATTGGTCTTGACCGTTTTGTCATGTTGCTTGCAGGAGAAGAAAATATTCGTGAAGTCATTGCCTTTCCTAAGAACAATAAGGCAACCGACCCAATGACACAAGCTCCATCAACAGTCGCTCTCAAACAACTAGAGGAACTCAGCTTACGAGTGCAGGAAGAAAATAGCAAAGTGATACTTTTTTAG
- the malQ gene encoding 4-alpha-glucanotransferase has translation MKKRQSGVLMHISSLPGAYGIGSFGQSAYDFVDFLVRTKQRYWQILPLGTTSYGDSPYQSFSAFAGNTHFIDLDILVEQGLLEASDLEGIDFGSNPAEVDYAKIYYARRPLLEKAVKRFLEVGDVKAFEKFAQDNQAWLELFAEYMAIKEHFDNLAWTEWPDADARARKASALESYREKLADKLVYHRVTQYFFFQQWLKLKAYANDNHIEIVGDMPIYVAEDSSDMWANPHLFKTDASGKATCIAGCPPDEFSATGQLWGNPIYDWEAMDKDGYKWWVERLRESFKIYDIVRIDHFRGFESYWEIPAGSDTAAPGKWVKGPGYKLFAAVKEELGELNIIAEDLGFMTDEVIELRERTGFPGMKILQFAFNPEDESIDSPHLAPANSVMYTGTHDNNTVLGWYRNEIDDPTREYMARYTNRKEYETVPHAMLRTVFSSVSFMAIATMQDLLELDEAARMNYPSTLGGNWSWRMTEDQLTPAVEENLLDLTTIYRRINENMVELKK, from the coding sequence ATGAAAAAACGTCAAAGTGGTGTGTTGATGCACATCTCTTCTCTTCCAGGAGCTTATGGGATTGGATCATTTGGCCAAAGCGCCTATGATTTCGTTGATTTCTTGGTTCGTACCAAGCAACGTTACTGGCAAATCCTTCCTCTAGGAACAACTAGTTATGGAGATTCTCCTTACCAATCATTCTCAGCTTTCGCTGGGAACACGCATTTTATCGACCTTGACATCTTGGTAGAGCAAGGCTTGTTGGAAGCTAGCGATCTTGAAGGTATTGACTTTGGTAGCAATCCAGCAGAAGTTGATTATGCTAAGATCTATTATGCACGTCGTCCTCTTTTGGAAAAGGCGGTCAAACGTTTCTTGGAAGTGGGAGATGTCAAAGCGTTTGAGAAATTTGCTCAAGATAACCAAGCATGGCTTGAACTCTTTGCTGAGTATATGGCGATTAAAGAGCATTTTGACAATCTAGCATGGACAGAATGGCCAGATGCAGATGCTCGTGCTCGTAAAGCTTCAGCACTTGAAAGCTACCGTGAGAAATTGGCAGACAAGTTGGTCTACCATCGTGTAACTCAATACTTCTTCTTCCAACAATGGTTGAAATTGAAAGCCTACGCTAACGACAACCACATCGAAATCGTTGGGGACATGCCGATTTACGTCGCTGAAGATTCAAGTGACATGTGGGCAAATCCACACCTCTTCAAGACAGATGCTAGTGGCAAGGCGACTTGCATCGCTGGATGTCCACCAGATGAGTTTTCTGCAACTGGTCAGCTTTGGGGGAACCCAATCTATGACTGGGAAGCAATGGACAAAGACGGTTACAAATGGTGGGTTGAACGCTTGCGTGAAAGCTTCAAAATCTACGATATTGTTCGTATTGACCACTTCCGTGGCTTTGAATCTTACTGGGAAATCCCTGCTGGTTCCGATACAGCGGCCCCTGGTAAATGGGTGAAAGGTCCAGGCTACAAACTTTTCGCAGCCGTTAAGGAAGAACTTGGTGAGCTGAACATCATCGCAGAAGACCTTGGTTTCATGACAGATGAGGTTATCGAGTTGCGTGAACGTACTGGTTTCCCAGGGATGAAGATTCTTCAATTTGCCTTCAATCCAGAAGACGAAAGTATCGATAGCCCACACTTGGCACCTGCTAACTCTGTTATGTACACAGGAACACATGATAACAATACGGTCCTTGGTTGGTACCGTAATGAGATTGACGATCCAACTCGTGAGTACATGGCCCGCTACACGAATCGTAAAGAGTATGAAACAGTGCCACACGCGATGCTTCGTACAGTCTTTTCATCAGTGAGCTTCATGGCTATTGCAACTATGCAAGATTTGCTAGAATTGGATGAGGCGGCTCGCATGAACTACCCATCTACTCTTGGCGGAAACTGGTCTTGGCGTATGACTGAAGATCAATTGACACCAGCTGTCGAGGAAAACTTACTTGACTTGACTACAATTTATCGCCGAATCAATGAAAATATGGTAGAATTAAAGAAATAA
- a CDS encoding sugar ABC transporter permease, whose product MNNSIKLKRRLTQTLTYLYLIGLSIVIIYPLLITIMSAFKTGNVAAFKLDSNIDFSFANFQGLFTETLYGTWYLNTLIIALITMAVQTSIIVLAGYAYSRYNFLARKQSLVFFLIIQMVPTMAALTAFFVMALMLNALNHSWFLIFLYVGGGIPMNAWLMKGYFDTVPMSLDESAKLDGAGHFRRFWQIVLPLVRPMVAVQALWAFMGPFGDYILSSFLLREKEYFTVAVGLQTFVSNVKNMKIAYFSAGAILIALPICILFFFLQKNFVSGLTSGGDKG is encoded by the coding sequence ATGAATAACTCAATCAAACTCAAACGTAGACTGACTCAAACCCTTACTTACCTCTACTTGATTGGCCTATCAATTGTCATTATCTATCCACTTTTGATTACCATCATGTCAGCCTTCAAGACTGGTAACGTCGCAGCCTTTAAATTAGATAGTAACATTGACTTTAGCTTTGCCAACTTCCAAGGGCTCTTCACTGAAACCTTGTACGGTACTTGGTATCTCAATACCTTGATTATCGCCTTGATTACCATGGCTGTTCAAACAAGTATCATTGTACTTGCAGGTTATGCCTACAGTCGTTACAACTTCTTGGCTCGTAAGCAAAGTTTGGTCTTCTTCTTGATTATCCAAATGGTGCCAACTATGGCCGCTTTGACAGCCTTCTTCGTTATGGCGCTTATGTTGAACGCCCTTAACCACAGCTGGTTCCTCATCTTCCTCTACGTCGGTGGAGGTATTCCGATGAATGCTTGGCTCATGAAAGGTTACTTTGATACCGTGCCAATGTCTCTTGACGAATCTGCGAAACTAGATGGTGCAGGACACTTCCGTCGCTTCTGGCAAATCGTTCTCCCTCTTGTTCGCCCAATGGTGGCTGTACAAGCTCTCTGGGCCTTCATGGGACCTTTCGGGGACTACATCCTCTCTAGTTTCTTGCTTCGTGAGAAAGAATACTTTACTGTTGCCGTTGGTCTCCAAACCTTCGTTAGCAATGTGAAAAACATGAAGATCGCCTACTTCTCAGCAGGTGCTATCCTCATCGCCCTTCCAATCTGTATTCTCTTCTTCTTCCTACAAAAGAACTTTGTTTCAGGACTTACAAGTGGTGGCGACAAGGGATAA
- a CDS encoding YitT family protein, protein MKQAKRIKRWRYYLRRFAYQIKILRVLQSISREKYDEKISASLVYGFLSAVAVNFFFQPGHVYSSGATGLAQIISALSHHWFGFYIPISLTFYAINIPLMILAWYQIGHKFTVFTFITVSMSSLFIQFVPVVTLTEDPIINALFGGVVMGLGIGFALRNSISSGGTDIVSLTIRKKTGRNVGSISFLVNGTIMLIAGLTFGWKYALYSMITIFVSSRVTDAVFTKQKRMQAMIVTSNPDKVIEKIHKKLHRGATMIHDAEGTYNHERKAVLITVITRAEFNDFKHIMKQVDPTAFVSVSENVHILGRFVETDN, encoded by the coding sequence ATGAAACAAGCAAAACGAATTAAGCGGTGGCGCTATTATCTGCGCCGCTTTGCTTATCAGATAAAAATCTTACGAGTTTTACAAAGTATCTCTCGGGAAAAATATGATGAGAAAATCTCGGCTTCTCTGGTCTATGGCTTTTTGTCAGCAGTAGCAGTCAATTTCTTTTTTCAACCAGGACACGTTTACTCCAGTGGCGCGACGGGTCTGGCACAGATTATCTCTGCCTTGAGTCATCACTGGTTTGGTTTTTACATTCCGATATCGCTGACCTTTTATGCCATTAATATCCCACTGATGATTTTGGCTTGGTATCAGATTGGACATAAGTTTACGGTCTTTACCTTTATCACGGTATCCATGAGTTCCCTTTTTATCCAGTTTGTGCCCGTTGTGACGCTGACAGAGGATCCCATCATCAATGCTCTCTTTGGGGGTGTTGTCATGGGCTTGGGAATCGGCTTTGCTTTGCGCAATAGTATTTCCAGTGGAGGTACAGATATTGTCAGCCTCACCATTCGCAAGAAAACGGGGAGAAATGTCGGCAGTATTTCTTTCTTGGTCAATGGGACTATCATGTTAATTGCTGGGTTAACCTTCGGTTGGAAATACGCCCTCTACTCCATGATTACCATTTTTGTATCCAGTCGTGTGACAGATGCGGTCTTTACCAAGCAAAAGCGGATGCAGGCCATGATTGTGACCAGTAATCCTGACAAGGTAATCGAAAAAATCCATAAAAAATTGCACCGAGGAGCTACCATGATCCACGATGCAGAAGGAACCTATAATCATGAGAGAAAAGCAGTCTTGATTACGGTTATCACACGAGCAGAGTTTAATGATTTTAAACACATCATGAAACAGGTTGATCCGACAGCCTTTGTCTCTGTATCTGAAAATGTCCATATCCTAGGACGATTCGTAGAAACGGACAATTAG
- a CDS encoding extracellular solute-binding protein, with amino-acid sequence MSSKFMKSAAVLGTATLASLLLVACGSKTADKAADTSSSEAKEITFYVEDQYKAYAEKVAAAYEKESGTKVNIKSGDQMGGLDKLSLDNQSGQAADVMMAPYDRVGSLGTDGQLSEVKLSDGAKTDDKTKSLVTAADGKVYGAPAVIESLVLYYNKDLLKEAPKTFADLENLAKDSKYAFAGEDGKTTAFLADWTNFYYAYGLLAGNGGYVFGQNGKDPKDIGLANDGAIAGINYAKSWYEKWPKGMQDTEGAGNLIQTQFQEGKTAAIIDGPWKAQAFKDAKVNYGVSTIPTLPNGKDYSAFGGGKAWIIPSSTKNLEAAQKFVDFLVSTEQQKAFYDATNEIPANTEARSYAEGKNDELTTSVIKQFKNAQPMPNISQMSAVWDPAKTMLFDAVSGKKDAKTAANDAVTLIKETIKQKFGE; translated from the coding sequence ATGTCATCTAAATTCATGAAGAGCGCTGCTGTGCTCGGAACTGCTACTCTTGCTAGCTTACTTTTGGTAGCTTGCGGAAGCAAAACTGCTGATAAAGCAGCTGATACTAGCTCATCTGAAGCAAAAGAAATCACTTTCTACGTTGAAGATCAATACAAAGCCTACGCTGAAAAAGTTGCTGCAGCTTATGAAAAAGAATCAGGAACAAAAGTTAACATCAAATCTGGTGACCAAATGGGTGGTCTTGACAAACTTTCTCTTGACAACCAATCAGGTCAAGCTGCTGACGTTATGATGGCTCCATACGACCGTGTAGGTAGCCTTGGTACTGACGGACAACTTTCAGAAGTGAAATTGAGCGACGGCGCTAAAACAGATGATAAAACTAAATCTCTTGTAACAGCTGCTGATGGTAAAGTCTATGGTGCTCCAGCTGTTATCGAATCACTCGTTTTGTACTATAACAAAGATTTGCTGAAAGAAGCTCCTAAAACATTTGCTGATTTGGAAAACCTTGCTAAAGACAGCAAATACGCTTTCGCTGGTGAAGATGGCAAAACTACTGCCTTCCTAGCCGACTGGACAAACTTCTACTACGCATACGGACTCCTTGCTGGTAACGGCGGTTACGTATTTGGACAAAACGGTAAAGATCCTAAAGATATTGGTCTTGCAAACGACGGTGCTATTGCAGGTATCAACTACGCTAAATCTTGGTACGAAAAATGGCCTAAAGGTATGCAAGATACTGAAGGTGCTGGAAACTTGATCCAAACTCAATTCCAAGAAGGTAAAACAGCTGCTATCATTGACGGCCCTTGGAAAGCTCAAGCATTCAAAGATGCTAAAGTAAACTACGGAGTTTCAACTATCCCAACTCTTCCAAACGGAAAAGACTACTCAGCATTCGGTGGTGGTAAAGCTTGGATCATCCCATCAAGCACTAAGAACCTTGAAGCTGCACAAAAATTTGTAGACTTCCTTGTTTCAACTGAACAACAAAAAGCATTCTACGATGCAACTAACGAAATCCCAGCTAACACTGAAGCTCGTTCATACGCTGAAGGTAAAAACGATGAGTTGACTACATCTGTTATCAAACAGTTCAAGAACGCTCAACCAATGCCAAACATCTCACAAATGTCAGCTGTTTGGGACCCAGCTAAAACAATGCTCTTTGACGCTGTAAGTGGTAAGAAAGATGCTAAGACAGCTGCTAACGATGCTGTAACATTGATCAAAGAAACAATCAAACAAAAATTTGGTGAATAA